A single Cucumis melo cultivar AY chromosome 4, USDA_Cmelo_AY_1.0, whole genome shotgun sequence DNA region contains:
- the LOC103486507 gene encoding probable xyloglucan endotransglucosylase/hydrolase protein 32 — protein sequence MAFFSPLLLLLLLLISPVAASWPPSPGFWPSTRFRSMEFYKGFRNLWGPQHQSLSQNTLSIWLDRTTGSGFKSLRPFRSGYFGASIKLQPGYTAGVITSFYLSNNEAHPGFHDEVDIEFLGTTFDKPYTLQTNVYVRGSGDGRIIGREMKFHLWFDPTKDFHHYAILWRPNEIIFLVDDIPIRRYPRKSATTFPSRPMWLYGSIWDASSWATEDGKYRADYRYQPFVAKYTNFKAGGCSAYSPAWCRPVSASPFRSGGLTRQQRNAMKWVQSHHLVYNYCWDNKRDHSLTPECWH from the exons ATGGCCTTCTTCTCccccctcctcctcctcctcctcctcctcatTTCCCCCGTCGCCGCCTCCTGGCCTCCCTCCCCTGGCTTCTGGCCCAGCACCCGCTTTCGCTCCATGGAATTCTACAAAGGCTTCCGTAACCTATGGGGCCCTCAGCACCAAAGCCTCTCCCAAAACACCCTTTCCATTTGGCTCGATCGCACCACCGGCAGCGGCTTCAAATCCCTCCGCCCTTTCCGATCCGGCTACTTCGGCGCCTCCATTAAACTCCAACCCGGCTACACCGCCGGCGTCATCACCTCCTTCTAC CTCTCGAACAACGAAGCCCACCCAGGATTCCACGACGAAGTTGACATCGAATTCTTAGGAACCACATTCGATAAGCCGTATACATTACAAACCAATGTTTACGTTAGAGGAAGTGGCGACGGTCGAATCATCGGCAGAGAAATGAAATTCCATCTCTGGTTCGACCCCACTAAAGATTTTCACCATTACGCCATTCTATGGCGTCCAAATGAAATCAT ATTTCTTGTTGACGACATACCCATTAGAAGATACCCAAGGAAAAGCGCTACGACATTTCCATCAAGGCCAATGTGGCTTTATGGTTCGATTTGGGATGCATCTTCATGGGCAACGGAGGACGGAAAATACAGAGCCGATTACAGATATCAGCCATTCGTGGCGAAGTATACGAATTTTAAAGCAGGGGGTTGTTCGGCGTACTCACCGGCATGGTGCCGGCCAGTGTCTGCGTCGCCGTTCCGGTCAGGGGGCCTGACTAGGCAACAGAGAAATGCAATGAAATGGGTGCAAAGCCATCACTTGGTTTATAACTATTGTTGGGATAATAAGAGAGACCACTCCTTAACACCAGAGTGTTGGCATTAG